A stretch of DNA from ANME-2 cluster archaeon:
TGATGAGGTTGAAGATGCTCTACTTTCAGGGGCTATTTTCCGGCGTGCAAGCCGGGGTAAGGTAAGGGGGGAAAATGTCTATATTGCATATGGGAAAACTAATGGTGGACGTTATCTTTTTATAGTATTTATCTACAAACAATCTATGGAAGCTCTTATCATTTCAGCACGAGATATGACACTTAAAGAACAAAGGTACTACAATGCCAAAAAAAGATGAGAAAATCCCCGACGAATTCAAAACATGTGAAGAAGCAGCTGAGTTCTGGGAGAGTCACGATAGTACTGATTATCTTGATATACTGGAAGTGGTTGAAATAAAAGTAGATCTTCAAAAGAGACACTATTTGATCGAACTTGATGAGGATAGTGCAAGATTACTACAAGAAGATGCAAAGAAAAAAGGTGTTTCTGCGGATTATCT
This window harbors:
- a CDS encoding BrnT family toxin; the protein is MIWIDKFTIKIQEKHNLTIDEVEDALLSGAIFRRASRGKVRGENVYIAYGKTNGGRYLFIVFIYKQSMEALIISARDMTLKEQRYYNAKKR